The following coding sequences lie in one Spirosoma sp. KUDC1026 genomic window:
- a CDS encoding TolB family protein, whose amino-acid sequence MRFLATTLLFFICSAVAISTRAQQKLGLFDGHTDIGAVQKPGSASYNPKSRQYALSGSGYNVWFDHDEFQFLWKRMTGDFILYTRADLVGQGVDPHRKVGWMVRSTLDSTSPHINISKHGDGLIALQYRRTKGTNTDEIRSKLTGADVIQLERKGTTYTMRVAKFGEPFVTEQVTDLKLGDEVYVGLFVSSHNKDVLERGTFRDVRISVPAPDDLVPYRQYLASNLEILDVATGNRRVIYNDPKSIQAPNWTPDNKSLIYNGDGHIYRFDLAKGKPGILPTGDVKNNNNDHVLSFDGKMLGLSSGVSALGGSIVYTVPTTGGSPKQITPKGPSYLHGWSPDKKLLVFTGQRNGEFDIYRVPAAGGDEVRLTDAKGLDDGPEYTPDGKYIYFNSARTGTMQIWRMKADGSEQEAITNGEFHDWFPHISPDGKWIVFLSFLKEEVKADDHPFYKHVYLRLLPISGQGQPKVIAYVYGGQGTINTPSWSPDSKRVAFISNSVLSSISPVDF is encoded by the coding sequence ATGCGTTTTCTAGCGACGACGTTGCTGTTTTTTATCTGCTCCGCTGTGGCTATCAGCACACGGGCTCAGCAGAAACTAGGCCTTTTCGACGGCCACACGGATATTGGTGCTGTTCAGAAGCCGGGATCGGCCAGTTACAATCCCAAATCTCGTCAGTATGCGTTATCGGGATCGGGCTACAATGTCTGGTTCGACCATGACGAGTTTCAGTTTCTGTGGAAGCGCATGACCGGTGACTTTATCCTCTACACCCGGGCCGATCTGGTTGGACAAGGTGTTGACCCGCACCGCAAAGTTGGCTGGATGGTGCGCAGTACGCTTGATAGTACCTCCCCCCACATCAACATATCCAAGCACGGCGATGGTCTGATTGCCTTGCAATACCGACGTACTAAAGGGACCAATACAGACGAAATCCGCTCAAAACTAACGGGTGCGGACGTAATTCAACTGGAACGAAAGGGGACTACGTACACCATGCGAGTCGCGAAATTTGGCGAGCCATTCGTGACTGAGCAGGTTACGGATCTGAAGCTGGGCGACGAGGTCTACGTGGGTTTGTTCGTCAGTTCCCACAACAAAGATGTACTGGAACGCGGCACGTTCCGGGATGTTCGCATTAGCGTTCCTGCCCCCGATGATTTAGTGCCTTACAGACAATACCTGGCCAGCAATCTGGAAATTCTGGACGTAGCAACGGGTAACCGCCGGGTTATCTATAACGATCCAAAATCCATTCAGGCACCGAACTGGACACCTGATAACAAAAGCCTGATTTACAATGGGGATGGCCATATTTATCGGTTTGACTTGGCCAAAGGCAAACCCGGTATTTTGCCAACGGGCGACGTAAAAAATAACAACAACGACCACGTCTTGTCCTTCGACGGTAAAATGCTGGGGCTGAGTAGCGGTGTCAGCGCCCTGGGCGGCTCCATCGTTTACACCGTTCCTACGACGGGCGGCAGTCCCAAACAGATTACGCCAAAGGGACCCTCGTATCTGCATGGCTGGTCGCCGGATAAAAAGCTTCTGGTCTTTACGGGTCAGCGAAATGGCGAGTTTGACATTTATCGCGTACCAGCGGCTGGGGGTGACGAAGTTCGCCTGACCGATGCGAAAGGGCTGGATGATGGGCCGGAATACACGCCGGACGGTAAGTACATTTATTTCAATTCGGCCCGAACGGGCACCATGCAGATCTGGCGCATGAAAGCCGATGGCAGCGAACAGGAAGCCATCACGAATGGCGAGTTTCACGACTGGTTCCCGCATATTTCGCCGGACGGCAAGTGGATTGTTTTTTTGTCGTTTTTAAAAGAAGAGGTTAAAGCCGACGATCACCCATTTTATAAACACGTCTATCTGCGCCTGTTACCCATCTCGGGTCAGGGCCAGCCCAAAGTGATTGCCTACGTTTACGGCGGTCAGGGAACGATCAATACGCCATCCTGGTCGCCGGACAGTAAGCGGGTCGCCTTTATCAGCAACTCGGTCCTCAGCAGCATCAGTCCCGTTGATTTTTAA
- a CDS encoding SDR family NAD(P)-dependent oxidoreductase: MQDKNILIIGASSGIGYALAKSLQDKGATLFTAGRQQPNGVQSTHMTWDITQTPALDALNQLPGVLHGLVYCPGTINLKPFQRLTMVDYRNDLEINVLGAVSALQAAYTPLKASKGASVVLFSTVAAKLGMGLHSSVSVAKSAVEGLTKSLAAELAPFKVRVNAVAPSLTDTPLAESAGLLGDDNKRESASKRHPLNRYGTPDDIASMAAYLLSEQASWITGQIIGVDGGMGSLK; the protein is encoded by the coding sequence ATGCAAGACAAAAACATTCTGATTATTGGGGCCAGCTCCGGCATTGGCTACGCACTGGCGAAATCACTACAGGACAAAGGGGCTACGCTCTTTACGGCGGGTCGGCAGCAGCCGAATGGCGTCCAGTCGACGCACATGACCTGGGACATTACGCAGACACCTGCTCTCGACGCGCTCAACCAACTGCCCGGTGTACTACACGGCCTGGTGTACTGCCCTGGCACCATAAACCTGAAACCGTTTCAGCGGCTTACCATGGTCGATTATCGGAACGATCTGGAAATCAATGTTCTGGGGGCGGTATCGGCCCTGCAGGCAGCTTATACGCCCCTGAAAGCATCTAAGGGCGCTAGTGTCGTGCTGTTTAGTACCGTAGCGGCTAAACTGGGGATGGGGCTTCATTCGTCGGTATCGGTCGCGAAATCGGCGGTGGAAGGCCTCACAAAGTCGCTGGCGGCTGAATTGGCGCCGTTCAAGGTGCGGGTAAATGCCGTAGCTCCCTCGCTCACCGATACACCCCTGGCTGAATCCGCCGGACTACTGGGCGACGATAACAAGCGGGAGTCGGCCAGCAAACGCCACCCGCTGAACCGCTACGGTACGCCCGACGACATCGCCAGCATGGCCGCCTACCTGCTCTCCGAGCAAGCCTCCTGGATCACCGGGCAGATCATCGGCGTTGACGGGGGCATGGGAAGTTTGAAATAA
- a CDS encoding autotransporter outer membrane beta-barrel domain-containing protein, which yields MRYLFLFLCLSTNLLELINAQPIFSEGRVELKDGSIRSGQLALKRINKTRQVILLDKASKTNYQPSDLKAVQIGDEHFISRNVSALDTHYVLLQQLVTGPVALYQLERSGGTNLLLLDKDQILTTLNPRSPAATLKTFLTDCSSLSAQVSALGNTVSRRHLAQYVLAYNRCVEPAKPTTSFLANARSVQVTLNPRIFLSTGSYKLQSFDGSLTTSSTSWVQLGYGVDLNLSWHKRLSAGLTVAYTQQEGRWNLDQTASLFVIVDKISEQSLFLNPYLRYEFTRTSRQVISPYLTVGFVFNKLLSGQMIQSSRVYAQPVVLTINKEAGLDESGFSGGAGVKWRITSRLAAIADVRAIQTKALNGYQVEIRGIYARLRPINSSLLSSLGVSYRL from the coding sequence ATGCGTTACTTATTTCTTTTTCTTTGTCTCTCTACCAACCTATTAGAGTTAATCAACGCACAGCCTATCTTTTCGGAAGGACGGGTGGAATTAAAAGATGGATCCATCCGGAGCGGCCAACTGGCCTTAAAACGAATCAATAAAACGCGGCAGGTCATTCTGCTGGATAAAGCGTCGAAGACGAACTACCAGCCCAGTGACCTAAAAGCGGTTCAAATTGGCGACGAGCATTTCATTTCCCGAAACGTAAGCGCTCTGGACACCCATTACGTACTGCTTCAGCAGCTAGTGACAGGACCGGTAGCGCTTTATCAACTCGAACGAAGTGGCGGTACAAACTTACTATTACTGGACAAAGATCAAATCCTGACAACCCTCAATCCTAGATCACCGGCAGCTACGCTCAAAACGTTTTTGACTGACTGTTCTAGTCTAAGTGCCCAGGTCAGTGCTTTAGGCAATACCGTTTCACGACGTCACCTGGCTCAGTACGTGTTAGCTTATAACCGATGTGTCGAGCCAGCTAAACCGACCACGTCTTTCCTCGCCAATGCTCGTTCCGTCCAGGTTACTTTAAACCCGCGAATTTTTCTCTCGACGGGTTCGTATAAACTGCAAAGTTTCGATGGCAGCCTGACAACATCGTCTACTTCATGGGTACAACTAGGTTATGGCGTGGATCTGAATTTATCCTGGCATAAACGGTTGAGCGCTGGTTTGACGGTGGCCTATACACAACAGGAAGGCCGCTGGAACCTAGATCAAACGGCCAGCCTGTTTGTCATCGTTGATAAAATCAGTGAACAAAGTCTGTTCCTGAACCCGTATCTTCGCTATGAATTTACCCGGACAAGTCGACAGGTTATAAGTCCTTATCTGACAGTAGGATTTGTGTTCAATAAGCTATTATCCGGACAGATGATTCAAAGTAGTCGAGTATATGCCCAACCAGTAGTATTAACCATCAATAAGGAAGCAGGATTGGATGAATCGGGCTTTTCGGGTGGTGCGGGGGTGAAATGGCGTATCACGTCACGTCTAGCGGCAATTGCTGACGTTCGGGCCATACAGACAAAAGCTCTTAACGGATATCAGGTAGAAATAAGGGGTATTTATGCCCGGCTCAGACCGATCAATAGCTCACTCCTTAGTTCGCTAGGTGTAAGCTATCGTTTGTGA
- a CDS encoding sugar phosphate isomerase/epimerase family protein, whose protein sequence is MTTSRRSFIKQAAGAAAGLALMPSAFAESSLKKPFFDISLAEWSLHKALFAKKITNLDFPAIARKEFDISIVEYVNQFFKDKAQDKTYLNDLLTRCKDNGITNNLIMIDGEGEIGATDKAEQDKAITNHHRWVECAKYLGCKTIRVNAAGKGTAEEVAKAAAEGLSKLGEFAKTMNINVIVENHGGYSSNGQWLSGVMKQVNMKNVGTLPDFGNFCIKRAPGPDRTCEEQYDRYQGTKELLPFAKGVSAKTYDFDENGNCIETDYSRILKITKDSGFKGIAGIEYEGSKIDEYEGIRKTKALLERVGTMV, encoded by the coding sequence ATGACAACGTCCCGTCGCTCGTTTATCAAGCAGGCCGCCGGAGCTGCGGCAGGTCTGGCGCTAATGCCCAGTGCTTTTGCCGAGTCTTCCCTGAAAAAACCGTTTTTCGACATCTCCCTGGCCGAATGGTCGCTGCACAAAGCGCTGTTTGCCAAGAAAATTACCAACCTCGATTTCCCGGCCATCGCCCGCAAAGAGTTCGACATCAGCATTGTTGAATACGTCAACCAGTTCTTTAAGGACAAAGCACAGGATAAAACGTACCTCAATGACCTGCTGACGCGCTGCAAGGACAACGGTATCACCAACAACCTGATCATGATCGACGGGGAAGGTGAGATCGGCGCGACGGACAAAGCTGAACAGGACAAGGCAATTACCAATCACCACCGCTGGGTCGAGTGCGCCAAATACCTGGGCTGCAAAACGATCCGGGTCAATGCGGCCGGAAAAGGGACAGCCGAGGAAGTAGCCAAAGCAGCCGCTGAAGGGCTGAGCAAGCTGGGTGAGTTCGCGAAAACGATGAACATCAACGTCATCGTTGAGAATCACGGCGGCTACTCGTCCAACGGACAATGGCTGTCGGGCGTCATGAAGCAGGTAAATATGAAGAATGTCGGTACGCTGCCTGATTTCGGCAATTTCTGCATCAAGCGGGCGCCGGGCCCCGACCGAACCTGCGAGGAGCAGTACGACCGCTACCAGGGCACGAAAGAACTATTACCCTTTGCCAAAGGCGTATCGGCCAAAACCTACGACTTTGACGAAAACGGTAACTGCATCGAAACCGACTACAGCCGCATCCTGAAAATCACGAAAGACAGCGGTTTCAAGGGTATCGCCGGTATCGAATACGAGGGTAGCAAAATCGATGAATACGAAGGCATCCGCAAAACAAAGGCGCTGTTGGAACGGGTAGGGACGATGGTTTAA
- a CDS encoding threonine/serine dehydratase, with amino-acid sequence MITLDTITDAHERIRPYIHRTAVLTNQTINQRVGAKLYFKCENFQKIGAFKARGGLNAVLQVAANGEGKAITTHSSGNHAQAVAFAARQVGLPAYIVMPRTAPQVKKDAVRGYGAEIIECEPTLEAREQGVREMIERTGAVLVHPFDDDRVIAGQATAAKELIEDYGQETPFDVILTPVGGGGLLSGTSLITHYLSPTTRVIAGEPEGAADAVLSIKSGKVEKAPYINTIADGLMTGLSERTLAIIRQHVADVLTVSDEEIVAAMRLVWERMKIVIEPSCAVPLAAVLKHKNQFAGQKVGIVLTGGNVDLGKLPF; translated from the coding sequence ATGATTACCCTCGATACCATTACCGACGCCCACGAGCGTATTCGACCGTATATCCACCGTACGGCGGTGCTGACCAACCAGACCATCAACCAGCGGGTGGGAGCCAAACTCTATTTCAAGTGCGAGAACTTCCAGAAGATTGGTGCGTTCAAAGCCAGGGGTGGCCTGAACGCTGTATTACAGGTCGCGGCCAACGGGGAAGGAAAGGCCATCACGACCCACTCGTCGGGTAACCACGCGCAGGCTGTTGCTTTTGCCGCCCGGCAGGTTGGGTTGCCTGCGTACATCGTTATGCCCCGTACGGCTCCGCAGGTTAAAAAAGATGCCGTTCGGGGCTATGGGGCCGAAATCATCGAGTGCGAACCAACACTTGAAGCGCGCGAGCAGGGCGTCCGGGAGATGATCGAACGAACCGGGGCCGTCCTGGTGCACCCCTTCGACGATGACCGGGTTATTGCCGGGCAGGCAACGGCCGCCAAAGAACTGATCGAAGACTACGGTCAGGAAACACCCTTCGACGTGATCCTGACTCCCGTTGGTGGGGGCGGGCTCCTGAGCGGGACAAGTCTGATTACTCACTATTTGTCGCCTACTACCCGCGTTATTGCCGGAGAGCCCGAAGGGGCGGCCGACGCTGTTCTGTCAATCAAAAGCGGGAAAGTGGAAAAAGCGCCCTACATCAATACCATTGCCGATGGGTTGATGACGGGCCTGAGCGAACGGACGCTGGCCATCATCCGCCAGCACGTAGCAGACGTACTGACCGTGTCCGACGAGGAAATCGTTGCCGCCATGCGGCTGGTCTGGGAGCGGATGAAGATCGTGATCGAACCATCCTGCGCCGTCCCGCTGGCCGCCGTGCTGAAACATAAAAACCAGTTTGCCGGTCAGAAAGTCGGGATCGTCCTGACGGGTGGGAACGTTGATCTGGGCAAATTACCCTTCTGA
- a CDS encoding GNAT family N-acetyltransferase, which produces MLTVTPITPEQTYPLRHSVLWPDKPLDYVKVDNDASGYHYGAFLDNELVAVISLFLENETSDGHPARFRKFAARPDRQRQGIGTQLLNHVIAEARRMGATELWCDARLDAADFYRRFGMAPVSDVFYKGPIAYATFSMSL; this is translated from the coding sequence ATGCTGACCGTTACGCCGATTACGCCTGAGCAAACCTATCCGCTACGCCACAGCGTGCTCTGGCCCGACAAACCGCTCGACTACGTAAAAGTCGATAACGACGCCAGTGGCTACCACTACGGGGCTTTTCTGGATAATGAGCTGGTCGCGGTGATTTCGCTGTTTCTGGAGAATGAAACTTCCGATGGGCACCCGGCGCGTTTCCGGAAATTTGCCGCCCGGCCGGATCGGCAGCGGCAGGGAATCGGGACGCAGCTGTTGAACCATGTCATCGCTGAAGCCCGACGAATGGGTGCTACAGAACTCTGGTGCGATGCCCGGCTGGATGCCGCCGATTTCTATCGCCGGTTTGGTATGGCACCCGTCAGTGACGTGTTTTACAAAGGACCGATCGCTTACGCTACGTTTTCGATGTCTCTCTGA
- a CDS encoding PQQ-dependent sugar dehydrogenase, translating into MKTSTILTVGLAASLFACSQKKETDQTGEVVETETKELNLPAPYETESVTRFSNVIGWPEGKTPQAPQGFTVTEFARDMKSPRWVYVAPNGDIFVAEANTERKGVKKKVESIVSGRNKSEHTTESANRITIFRDTNKDGKPDQREVFLENLDQPFGMLVLNNSFYVANTGGVWQYPYQAGQMKMTTAGKKILDLPVGGYNNHWTRNLLASPDGKKIYVSVGSGSNVGEHGEANEVRRANIIQINPDGTGEKIYASGLRNPVGMDWQPSTNTLYTAVNERDELGDDLVPDYMTSVKEGGFYGWPYSYYGQNVDPRRKGEHPELVQKAIVPDVPLGSHTASLGLTFYDADQFPAKYKNGAFVGQHGSWNRSTFSGYKVVFVPFENGKPGKPEDFLTGFVTGKDKEVYGRPVGVTVAPDGALLVADDAADRIWRIVANK; encoded by the coding sequence ATGAAAACATCAACGATACTGACGGTGGGACTGGCAGCCAGTCTGTTTGCTTGCAGTCAGAAAAAAGAAACGGATCAGACCGGTGAGGTCGTCGAAACCGAGACAAAGGAACTCAACCTGCCCGCTCCCTACGAAACCGAATCGGTCACGCGCTTCAGCAACGTGATTGGCTGGCCCGAGGGAAAAACACCACAGGCTCCGCAGGGATTCACGGTCACGGAGTTTGCGCGCGATATGAAAAGTCCCCGCTGGGTCTATGTAGCTCCCAACGGTGATATTTTCGTTGCCGAGGCCAACACGGAGCGGAAGGGCGTCAAGAAAAAAGTAGAGTCTATTGTGTCGGGACGTAACAAGTCGGAGCATACCACCGAAAGTGCCAACCGCATTACTATTTTCCGGGACACGAACAAAGACGGCAAACCCGACCAACGAGAAGTTTTTCTGGAAAATCTGGATCAGCCATTTGGCATGCTGGTGCTGAACAACAGCTTTTACGTAGCCAACACAGGGGGCGTCTGGCAGTATCCGTACCAGGCAGGGCAGATGAAGATGACGACCGCCGGAAAGAAAATTCTGGACCTGCCCGTGGGAGGCTATAACAACCACTGGACGCGTAACCTGCTGGCTAGTCCGGATGGAAAAAAAATATATGTGTCGGTTGGTTCGGGAAGCAACGTAGGTGAGCACGGCGAAGCCAATGAAGTGCGTCGGGCGAACATTATACAGATCAATCCGGACGGTACGGGTGAGAAAATCTACGCTAGTGGTCTTCGTAATCCGGTCGGAATGGACTGGCAGCCATCAACGAACACGCTGTACACCGCCGTGAACGAGCGGGATGAATTAGGCGATGACCTGGTACCCGATTACATGACTAGTGTGAAAGAGGGTGGTTTCTACGGCTGGCCGTATTCATACTACGGTCAGAACGTCGATCCGCGCCGGAAAGGAGAGCATCCGGAACTAGTGCAGAAAGCAATCGTGCCGGACGTGCCCCTGGGATCGCATACGGCTTCGCTCGGACTCACGTTTTATGACGCCGATCAGTTTCCGGCTAAGTACAAAAACGGGGCGTTCGTGGGGCAGCACGGCTCCTGGAACCGGTCGACTTTCTCGGGATACAAGGTAGTATTTGTGCCCTTCGAAAATGGCAAGCCAGGTAAACCCGAAGACTTCCTGACCGGCTTCGTAACTGGCAAGGACAAAGAAGTATACGGCCGGCCGGTGGGTGTAACGGTAGCCCCCGATGGCGCTTTACTCGTAGCCGACGATGCCGCTGACCGCATCTGGCGTATTGTAGCCAACAAGTAA
- a CDS encoding RNA polymerase sigma factor, translating into MFFRKSSSFSDNDLPSVIQACRANDSRAQRILFKQFFGYAKSICLRYTSSVEEAEDVLNEGFLKAFQHLDSYNEALPFKAWLRTILVNTAISHYRRNSRFEQQSSLESGEQVALDNDVVDQIAADEILALVQKLNPTHRTVFMMHVVDGYSLHEIAELLNHNEATVRSNYSRARQKLQQLIKQAYPFHVKSGPAASVPYHEN; encoded by the coding sequence TTGTTCTTCAGGAAATCGTCATCCTTCTCTGACAATGACCTTCCGAGTGTCATCCAGGCTTGCCGTGCCAACGATTCCCGTGCACAGCGCATTCTGTTCAAGCAGTTTTTCGGGTACGCCAAAAGCATCTGTTTACGCTATACCTCCAGCGTTGAAGAAGCCGAAGACGTACTGAACGAAGGTTTTCTGAAGGCGTTTCAACATCTGGACAGCTACAATGAGGCTTTACCCTTTAAAGCCTGGTTACGCACGATTCTCGTCAACACCGCCATCAGCCATTACCGCCGGAACAGTCGTTTCGAGCAGCAGAGCTCACTGGAATCGGGCGAGCAGGTGGCGCTCGATAACGACGTTGTTGATCAGATTGCCGCCGATGAAATACTGGCGCTGGTGCAGAAGCTCAATCCTACGCACCGTACGGTGTTTATGATGCACGTTGTCGATGGCTACAGTCTCCACGAAATTGCTGAACTGCTGAATCATAACGAGGCAACTGTTCGCTCTAATTATTCACGCGCCCGCCAAAAGCTGCAACAGCTAATTAAGCAGGCTTACCCGTTCCATGTCAAGTCAGGCCCAGCGGCCTCTGTTCCTTATCATGAAAACTGA
- a CDS encoding SGNH/GDSL hydrolase family protein, producing the protein MNILILGDAHTYGYGLSAGQLSYIGHFIRQISQSGPAVSVEAYAHLTIPQAISTLARLPLNQYDLIIIQPNQHWLTTRSNTSIRWSSSKPEPLSPSLLWPIRTDQVVVPGSTTRNRLRSLIQRTDWRLRNLLGLTKPPKALLELLRLLSPYRHNVLLVTPFAHLNPWCHAQREQCRAMLQQEGEKQLFSIFDSHLVVAPREEYFLADSQTFINTISHELVGRALFDFYQSAPTIVTVQAIKRE; encoded by the coding sequence ATGAATATACTGATACTTGGTGATGCGCATACGTACGGCTATGGCCTGTCGGCCGGTCAGTTGAGCTACATTGGTCATTTTATCCGGCAGATCAGTCAGAGCGGGCCCGCCGTTTCGGTCGAAGCCTACGCGCATTTAACCATTCCCCAGGCCATATCAACGCTGGCGCGGTTGCCGCTGAACCAGTATGATCTAATCATTATTCAGCCGAATCAGCACTGGCTGACAACCCGCTCGAACACGTCCATTCGCTGGTCGTCGTCTAAACCCGAACCGCTGAGTCCGTCGCTGCTCTGGCCGATTCGTACGGATCAGGTTGTTGTGCCCGGTTCAACCACCAGAAACCGGCTGCGGTCCTTAATCCAACGGACAGATTGGCGGCTGAGAAACCTGCTGGGGCTGACTAAACCGCCGAAAGCTTTACTGGAACTGTTACGTCTGCTGAGCCCATACCGGCACAACGTACTGCTGGTAACGCCTTTTGCGCACCTGAACCCCTGGTGTCATGCGCAACGGGAGCAGTGCCGGGCTATGCTTCAGCAGGAAGGGGAAAAGCAGTTATTCAGCATATTCGATTCGCACCTAGTTGTTGCCCCCCGCGAAGAGTATTTCCTGGCCGATAGCCAGACGTTTATCAATACCATCAGCCACGAACTGGTCGGACGCGCCCTGTTTGACTTTTACCAGTCGGCCCCAACGATCGTTACGGTGCAGGCCATCAAGCGGGAGTGA